AGTAGTTTGTCCGCCGGATAATTTTTACCGACTTCGGTATTGGTGACGAATTTGATGCCTTCCTGCTCCAACTGTTTAACGCGGCGCAGCACGACCTTTTCCTTGTCGAGCTTCATGTTGGGGATGCCGTAGGTCAACAAGCCGCCAACGCGATCGGCGCGTTCGAAGACGGTGACAGCATGGCCGGCTTTGTTGAGTTGCGCGGCGGCGCAAAGGCCCGCCGGGCCGGAGCCAATCACGGCCACTTTTTGTCCCGTCCGTTGTTTCGGCGGTTGCGGCTGCACCCAGCCTTCCTCCCACCCTTTGTCGATGATGGCGCACTCAATGTTTTTGATGGTGACGGGTGGATTGTTGATGCCAAGCACGCACGAGCCTTCGCACGGCGCGGGGCAGACACGCCCGGTAAATTCCGGGAAATTGTTCGTTTTGTGCAGGCGTTCGAGCGCTTCCTTCCAGAGGCCGCGATAGACCAGATCGTTCCATTCGGGAATGAGGTTGTTGACGGGGCAGCCGGAAGCCATGCCATTGAGCAATGTGCCCGTGTGGCAGAAGGGGATGCCGCAATCCATGCAGCGGGCCGCTTGCTCACGGAGCTTCTGCTCCTCCATGTGGTAATGAAACTCGTTCCAATCGCGGATGCGTTCGATGGCCGAACGGTCCAGCGGCAACTCCCGGAGATATTCAATGAAGCCGGTCGGTTTTCCCATTTGATAGTTATTTCGATTTCAAACTGATTCGGCGGCGAGACTGGATTCGCTTCATGCTCTTCCGTCGCAACTTTGGAACGTGAACCGGCACGCGAATCAACTTGGCGAAACGAGGCGGCACGGCCGTCGCGGCAAGGATCGGTCCGGCGGCCACGAGTTTCTTGCTTCGGGCATCGACTTTAGGATTCAGTCCTTCGAGTGCCCGCGCACCGAGCAGTTGCATATCCCCTTCTTGCGCGAATACGACTTCATCCACAGTTTCACTTCTTTCCACCCTCAAGACTGCGTATCCCACCGAACGAGTGATCAACTGGCCATTCGCCATTTGAAATTGCATGTCCTTCTTGCGCGGCTCGATACCGATTTTTTCCAGCACAGCTCCATCAATCCACGTTGATTCCGCGCCGGTGTCCACCTTGACGCGCGAGATGACTGCTGATTTGCAAAAATCAGCAGGATTTGCGATTTTGCAGCCAACGTAAAACAAGCCCATACGCAAACACTAGCTCAACCTCCGCCCACGCGCGCCACGTCCCGGGCGTTTTCCTCGAACGCAGCCATCACGGCTTCCTCGCCGGTGAGGCCCTGATCCTTGACCTTCTTCATCGCCTGCAACACGCGTTTGTAATCCTTCGGTATGACCTTCACGAACCGGGGCACCATCTCAACCCACGCGCCCAGCACTTTCGCCGCGCGCTCGCTTTCGGTGTAAGCCTGATGACGCTGGATCATTTTCCAGATTTCCTCGATCTCATCCGCATCCTGAAGTTTTTCCAGGCCCACCAGTTCCATGTTGCAGCGCGAGGCAAAATCGCCGGCTTCGTCGAGCACGTAGGCGATGCCGCCGCTCATGCCCGCGGCGAAGTTCCGCCCAGTCCGCCCCAGCACAACGACGCGCCCACCCGTCATGTATTCGCAGCCGTGATCGCCGACAGCCTCGACGACGGCATTGACGCCGCTGTTGCGCACGCCGAAACGTTCGCCCGCCATGCCGCGCACGAACACCGCCCCGCTGGTCGCACCATACAAAGCGACATTGCCGATGATGATGTTTTCTTCGGCGACGAACGAGGAACCTTTCGGCGGATAAACAATGAGTTTGCCGCCGCTCAGACCCTTGCCGAAGTAATCGTTGGCGTCACCTTCGAGTTCCAGCGTCATGCCACGCGGGATGAATGCGCCGAAACTCTGGCCCGCACTGCCGGTGAATTTGAGATTGATCGTGTCTTCGGGCAGACCGGTCGGCCCGTGCTTCTTTGTCACTTCGCTGCCGACGATGGTGCCGACCACGCGGTTGACGTTGCGGATGGGCAGGTCGGCGTGGACGCGTTCGCCGCGCTCAATGGCCGGCTCGCAGATGTCGAGCAGGCGCGTGACATCGAGCGACTTGTCGAGGCCGTGGTCCTGATCAATCTGGCGATAGCGACCGACTTCCGGTCCGACATTGGGCTGGTAAAGAATCTTGGTGAAGTCGAGACCCTGCGCTTTCCAATGCTCGATGGCCTTCCACGGCGCGAGCTTATCCGTGCGGCCAACCATTTCGTTGACGGTGCGGAAGCCGAGTTTGGCCATGATTTCACGCAATTCGGTGGCGATGAAACGCATGAAATTCACGACGTGGTCCGGATTGCCCGCGAACCGCTCGCGCAGCTTCGGGTCTTGCGTCGCCACCCCGACGGGACAGGTGTTGAGGTGGCAAACGCGCATCATGATGCAGCCGAGCACCACCAGCGGCGCCGTGGCGAAACCAAATTCTTCGGCACCGAGCAATGTGGCGATGGCGACGTCGCGACCGGTCTTGAGCTGGCCATCGGTTTCGACATAGATGCGGCTGCGAAGGTTGTTCAACACCAGAGTCTGGTGCGTCTCGGCCAGGCCAAGTTCCCACGGAATGCCCGCGTGCTTGATGGACGAGAGCGGCGACGCGCCTGTGCCGCCATCGTGGCCGCTGATCAGCACCACGTCGGCGTGCGCTTTGGAGACGCCAGCGGCGATGGTGCCCACGCCAACTTCGGCGACGAGTTTCACACTGATGCGCGCGTCGCGGTTCGAGTTTTTCAAGTCGTGTATCAACTCCGCAAGGTCTTCGATGGAATAAATGTCATGGTGCGGCGGCGGTGAGATGAGTCCGACACCCGGCGTGGTGTAACGGACTTTTGCGATCGGTGGATAAACCTTCCGGCCCGGCAACTCGCCGCCTTCACCCGGCTTGGCGCCCTGGGCCATTTTGATTTGCAATTCGTGCGCATGGACGAGGTAACTGCTCGTCACGCCGAAGCGACCGGAGGCGACCTGCTTGATTGCGCTGTTCTTGGAATCGCCTTGCTCGTTCGACCAGATGTAACGCTCCGGGTCTTCGCCGCCTTCACCGGTGTTGCTCTTGCCGCCGAGCCGATTCATGGCGATGGCCAGTCCCTCGTGCGCTTCCTTGCTGATCGAACCGTAGCTCATCGCGCCAGTCTTGAAACGCTTCACGATGTCCTCGACTGATTCGACTTCTTCGATGGGAATTGCGT
The sequence above is drawn from the Verrucomicrobiota bacterium genome and encodes:
- a CDS encoding retroviral-like aspartic protease family protein: MGLFYVGCKIANPADFCKSAVISRVKVDTGAESTWIDGAVLEKIGIEPRKKDMQFQMANGQLITRSVGYAVLRVERSETVDEVVFAQEGDMQLLGARALEGLNPKVDARSKKLVAAGPILAATAVPPRFAKLIRVPVHVPKLRRKSMKRIQSRRRISLKSK